The DNA region CTGTGGGGCCGGGCATGGAGAGGCCGCTGTCAACAGCCCAgaggccggcggcggtgtcGATGCAGGAGCACTTTGCGCCCATTccagcttctgctcctccggttcctccaccacagccTGCGCCAGCCGCCCCGCGACCACCAGAGCCACGCAAGACCAGCAACCTCAACTTCCTGCTCAACGATGACCCTCCGCCCGCCCCAAAGCGTATCGCCGACGTGTCGTCCATGGGCGTGAAGCCGAGCTCAAcgccaccacctcagccGATGGCTGCTCGCCAgccgcctcccccaacaTCAGCTCCGGCGCCGccaagaagagaggaggcTGGTTACCCGTATGCTCGCAACCCACCGCCCTCGCACCAaggtcctcctccctcggctATCCCTCCGCTGAAGCCGAGCTACCCTGCACAGTCGCCGCGGTCTGGACATTCACGGGCGCCGAGTGCCAACATTGTTCCCTCCATGGACCCTGCTCTGGAGCCATCGCGAGCGGAATATTATCCGCGCCACTATGCTCAGCATCAGCCAAGTGCAACTAATTCTCCTCAGCCACACACGGCTCATCACTATGGTCAGACTCCTGCTCAACATCCCCAGCTTTCACAGCAGATGCCTCAACATCAGCAtgctcagcaacagccaccgcAGCCGCCACAGCCGCAACAGCACCCGCAGCAGGCTCAGATGGCGTATCCACCACAGGGCTATCAGGGATATCCCGTCAGCCAAGCGCACGCTCCTTCTCCTACACCTCAATATGCTCCTCATCCTGGCATGGCGGTAAGGAGGGAGCCACAGTCCCAAACCGGACGCGAATCTTGGTCGCAGCCCCCGCAAGTATCAACTagccaacagcaacagatgattcagcaggagcagcaggagcggGAGCGACAGCGCCAGCAGATgctccaacagcagcagcatgcccATGGCCATCAGattcctcagcagcctccccagcaacaccagccacCCAGCAACTGGCCGCCATCTCAGCAAGGGACCCCGCAAAAGCCGAGCCAGCCTGTTCCCGCGCACACGGCTTGGGGAGTTCAGCATGGTGTACAGGCCAAGCCACCTGTCACCAGCTCGGTAccgtcgcagcagcagcatgctTGGGCACCAACAGGctctcatcagcaacaaccccagccgTTCAACCTGAGAGAGAGTCGTGGTCCTCCTGTATATCCCCACGAAACGCAGAGCCCAACGGCCGGCAttgtccatcatcaacaccagggCTCGATTGGAAGCGGTAGGTacgcccaaccccaacaagatGCAAGACGAGAGCCTGgtccaccaacccagccattCCCTCGGTACGCCACTCCCGGCCCCGGCCAGACTAGAGATCCCGGTGCTAGGAGTTACACCCCTGTGAACTCATTTGATCCTCGtggcccgccgccgccgcaggcATATGGTCAGCCGGATATGAGGGACGCTCACATGCGAGAGGCACAATTTGGCAGAGATCCCAGGGAGATGGGCAGGGACCCAAGGGAGATGGCCAGAGACCCTAGGGAGATGGGAAGAGATCCTAGGGAAATGGGACGTGATCCGAGAGAGATGGGCAGGGATCCTAGGGACATTGCGAGGGAGCAAGCGCAGGCCCAGGCTCAAGCTCAGCATCATGCTCAGGTGCAGGCTCAGGGACCGCCCCGCGGCCCGGTTCAAGGTCAGGGGACGACACAGGCGCAGGCCCAGCTTCAGGCGCAGCAGAGGATACTGAGACCGCAGGAGGGGTATgatcggcctcctcctcgaaggGAGGGTTATTGAGGGGCGTGATCAGAATGACTTGTCCTTGCGCCTCGAAGCGTTCCTTCACAGTTTGATGGTTACATTacagaggagggaggcgagtCTCGAAGGCGCTGCGGCCCTTCTCCAAGCGTTAGTTGGGTTTTATTCGGGTGAAAAGATGAGCGATGATTTGGGGATCAGAgataaaagaaaacaagcGCATTGTTGACTGGGAACCGAGAAAAGGGACAGTCCGATGGAAAAAGGACTGGGGGGGAAAAGCCAGGAATAGTCAGCGGGTTGGGTTTATATGGTTTTTATCGTATGGCTTTTTGTTACTTTTATAAGGCAGGCTTCTGGAACTTTGGGGGCGCATGATTCAATGGAGCGGTTTCTGCGTTTTCAtttggtggggatggggaggggaggtttcGGGGGGGTTCATTATAGGGGGTTTAGGATGAAATGGTGTTTTTTGATAGATGTAGTCTATAAGGAATGTTTATGGTATGGCTTTGTAATTTTTGAGGTTTCTGTGACATTGCCAtctttttttgtgttttttccTCCGAGTTGGGGTAATGTTCATGTTCAATTTTGTTTCATGGTTTGGTTGCGCTTGCACTTTGTTGGTGTCTTGCTATGGTTTGTCCAGAGTTATAGGCCAGGGAAGCCATTACCGCACTATGTCCCAGTCCTCTTATCCCTGAAGTGTTCTCCATTACAGCTTGGAGTAAATCACCTCTTCAAACTCCTTGATCAACGGCCTAACTTGCAAATCCCCCGGCTGGACAATCTGCGTGGCGAAAACACCGCACACGCCCGCCTCCCGGTCGATGAGCTGTATCCCCATCATGTCAGCATATTtctttccccctttccctcaaAGTATGGCCCTACTCACCCAAGCAAGATTAAAAGCCCCACCCCACTGaacaaacccccttttcctccctctATTACCCGTCGTCCCAGGCTCAGCAGTAACCAACCCAGCAGGACTCCAATCGTACTctgctcccccctccaccgggttgacccaccccaccatccaatccctcccctccccctttagACTCTCATTCAAGACCTTTTTGCTCTCGGGTGTCAAACACCCCCCAAACAAGACCGCCTGCCACTCCGGCCTCAGCAACCTGCTCTTATTTGGCTCCAGAAAGTCAGCGAGGATGGTGACATAGGCCTTCAtgctcccaaaccccccctccccccccataGCCTCATTCTCTGCCGGACTATCCGCCAGCTTGTGATGGGAAagtttccccttcccccggGTCGTCATACCCGCTCGGCGTCCGTCGAGGGCGTCGTACCGAGCAGGATAAAAGGTGATTTCCCCCCTTTCGATCCCCAACACTGACAGGATATTATCCTGCAAGTAATTCTCTAGCTTGACACCAGAGAGCCTTTCCACCAACAAACCCGCCCAGTCCAGTCCCGAGCCGTAGACCCATCCCTTTCCGGGTTGGAACGACAACGGGTAAGAGCACCGCTCGGGTACTGTACTTCCCCCGACCGGGGTCaaggggacggggacggtcttgttggtgatggtggtgaggtaggTTACCACGTCGGGGTTGTTCCAGGTGTAGGAGCAGCCTGACGAGTGGGTCAGGAGGTGTTTTAACAGTATCGGTTCTGTTCGTGGAGACAGAATTGGTTGTCCGTCGGGGGTGAACCCGCTCAAAACAGGTTGGGCGGCCAGTTCcgggaggtggggggagatGTCAGTCGCGAGGGCTACTTTCCCTGATTGGACCTGCTGCAGGACCGCGATGGAGGTGAGGAGTTTGGTTGTGGAGGCCATGGCGAGGATGCTGTctggttggaggggggcgtttgctggactggaagaaggggagagggacaAGGGGCCGAGGGAGTGGGTGTAGTTGAGTTTGCCTGGGGGGTGTCAGTATGAGACGGTGGGAAAAGGGAGGGGAAATACCATCTTTTGACCTGACGAGCATCACCGCACCGGGGAGGACGTCATTCTCAATGGCCTTTTGAACGGTGGACTCAAATTCGGGTGTCatctttgttgatgttggtgttggtgttgacgttggtgttggtgttgatgctgatgatgttgaccgTGACTGATAAATGACACGGCTTATAACCCCGAGAGATGCGGGGACCGCCTCGGTAGATCAATCCCgacccccctcaccacccggGAATAAATGTAACCACgaccacaccatcacgacTAGTATGCTTCCCAAAATTATCTGACAGCATGTTACACAGAACCCTTCACCGGTAAAATGACTTACACACAGTAGAGTAGCACATCTGTTCTAGCAATAAATGCAACTGGCAGGTATCGCGCTGCACGGAAACACTGCCCCCCTTTCACTTCAAAACTCTGTCAAGTGCTAGCAGTTCCAGAATTCCTAACCAAACTTGAagcaagacaacaacaaaaaccccAGCTCACTAAAACATGGCAataacaaaacaaacaaaaacagggTATATTCCCCACCAATCCATTCCCTTTCCAGCCAGCCATCCTCTCAGACATACCGTGACGAAACCATCAAAATCATGCcctcaaaaagaaaaacttTCTTTACAACTGCTcatccctcgcctccccattctccttctccctttcgccctcctcacccgcccccGTCCCAttgacctccccctccgcagcctcctccccaaccggATCCTCCGGAATGATCCCATTCTGCCTCTCCCATACCTCCCTCctgatcctctcctcctttgccttcctcgccctctccacctcctccacccccccactcttcttcagcctcccctcctcgacaaaGTTCGTCAGCTCCTTCTTAAGCGGGTTCTGCATCCTcgtctccagctccttctgcctcagcttctcggcccgCTCAATCGCCTCCAGCCGGTTCTCATGATTCGGCTGCAGcgccctcacctcccccaacacacCCTCCTTCGCATCCCTAGGATCGACAAAGGCATTGCTGTTGATTGAGTTCAGCCCCTTGCTGAATTGCCTCAGCACCGGtctcccctccaccgcgcCGCCATTCGACCCCGCATCCTTCATTTGTTCCTTGGTAGCCTGCTCCACCAGCGCAAACGTCTCGGAAGCCTTTTCCAAATCGTCCCTCAAATCCACAATCAAGTCCTCCATCACCCGCAGCTCGTCCCGGCCCTGGCAGACATCCTCCAGTTCCTTCTCCCAAATCTTGGTCCACACTGGCTTCTCCTGCTTCATGtactcctccatcttgttcAGCTCCTTGGTGAGCTGGGTGATGTCCTTGGTGACAGACTCGAGCTGTCTAGGGAGAGGGCGCACGCCGCGGTGGACAACGTCCTTGCGTAGATCCTCCACCAAGTCTTGCAAGTCGTCCACCTTGTTGACAAGCCTGTCGCTGTCCGTGTTAAGCTGCTTCCGGCCGTTAATGACATATGCCCGTCCGCTGTCGCCTTCAATGTCCGGAACGGCAATCTTGGCGGCCGTTGCCTTGACGCTGTTGGCCTTGCTGCGAAGAGCAGACATGGAACTTTGGATATCGGATTGAAAGTTCGAGTAC from Podospora pseudocomata strain CBS 415.72m chromosome 3, whole genome shotgun sequence includes:
- a CDS encoding hypothetical protein (EggNog:ENOG503NYDR; MEROPS:MER0006204; COG:V): MTPEFESTVQKAIENDVLPGAVMLVRSKDGKLNYTHSLGPLSLSPSSSPANAPLQPDSILAMASTTKLLTSIAVLQQVQSGKVALATDISPHLPELAAQPVLSGFTPDGQPILSPRTEPILLKHLLTHSSGCSYTWNNPDVVTYLTTITNKTVPVPLTPVGGSTVPERCSYPLSFQPGKGWVYGSGLDWAGLLVERLSGVKLENYLQDNILSVLGIERGEITFYPARYDALDGRRAGMTTRGKGKLSHHKLADSPAENEAMGGEGGFGSMKAYVTILADFLEPNKSRLLRPEWQAVLFGGCLTPESKKVLNESLKGEGRDWMVGWVNPVEGGAEYDWSPAGLVTAEPGTTGNRGRKRGFVQWGGAFNLAWLIDREAGVCGVFATQIVQPGDLQVRPLIKEFEEVIYSKL